The Propionispora hippei DSM 15287 genome includes a window with the following:
- a CDS encoding AI-2E family transporter, translating to MLTKTQTGYLKLVAAAVIIYLLNEVSAIYLPILLAMVISFVLNPVVDFFVAVPIWPFHRHLPRGVATLLSFVCAAILVTIIAVFLFTPFIIEFYKFLADLPSLIFKLKMISIEFEKNTHNVEIPDNIHNIIDQVLNGATAYTIDLAKRMLNTAFSVASGAVELVVVPVLTYYFLKDWRFLKGDLLAVFPGETRHKAKVIIDEMAEVVSQYIRGQILVSIVIGLMVFAGMYLMGVQYPMVLGLLAMLTETIPIVGPIVGSLPAILLAYATAPALALKVIIFYLMIHQLENHVVVPKIMGHSIALHPVIIIISLLVGGKLFGIAGMILAVPVAALLRVLVRHLWHRER from the coding sequence ATGTTGACCAAGACGCAAACAGGTTATTTAAAACTGGTGGCTGCGGCCGTTATTATCTATCTGTTAAATGAAGTGAGCGCTATTTATTTACCTATTCTGCTGGCCATGGTGATATCTTTTGTTTTAAATCCCGTGGTGGATTTTTTCGTAGCTGTTCCCATCTGGCCTTTTCACCGGCATTTGCCCCGGGGCGTGGCAACCCTTTTATCATTTGTTTGTGCAGCTATACTGGTGACGATCATTGCAGTCTTTTTATTTACCCCTTTTATTATTGAGTTTTATAAATTCCTGGCTGATTTACCGTCGCTGATCTTCAAGTTGAAGATGATTTCGATAGAGTTTGAAAAAAATACACATAATGTGGAAATACCCGATAATATTCACAATATTATCGATCAAGTTTTGAATGGGGCCACAGCATACACGATTGATCTGGCCAAACGGATGCTGAATACGGCTTTTTCTGTTGCGTCGGGAGCAGTTGAACTGGTTGTTGTACCTGTGTTGACCTATTATTTCCTTAAAGACTGGCGGTTTTTAAAAGGGGATCTCCTGGCGGTATTTCCCGGTGAAACCAGGCATAAAGCGAAAGTCATTATCGACGAAATGGCGGAGGTGGTAAGTCAATACATTCGCGGTCAGATTCTGGTAAGTATTGTGATCGGTCTTATGGTATTTGCCGGCATGTACCTTATGGGTGTCCAATATCCCATGGTGCTGGGGCTGCTGGCGATGCTTACGGAAACCATTCCGATTGTCGGTCCGATTGTTGGCTCTTTGCCGGCCATTTTACTGGCTTACGCAACGGCGCCGGCACTGGCGCTTAAGGTGATTATTTTTTACCTGATGATCCATCAGCTTGAAAATCATGTGGTTGTACCCAAGATTATGGGACATTCGATTGCACTTCATCCTGTTATCATTATTATCAGTCTGCTGGTGGGGGGGAAATTATTTGGCATTGCAGGGATGATCCTGGCAGTGCCGGTAGCGGCGCTCTTGAGAGTACTTGTTAGACATTTATGGCATAGAGAAAGATAG